The genome window tcttatatatgaaacaagcttatgttggttagTACCAACTTATAAGTTAGTGTCGTTAGTCACGTTAGTTGCTTTAGaatagtccatcttctttattgttcaataatcgattggtttctttattaatatatttagtaCAATTCTATATATCATTTAGATGtcctccttatatatgagtttaTCTGATAGTTGGGTAAACACATACATATGTTCAGTCTTCTCCAAAGATCTTTAGTACTTTATTGCACAGCTGTGTTTATCACGcagccatttacattgtagtgaaaAGTTTTCATCTGTTCTTTGGAAGATTGTTGTAGAACCTTCTTTCCCATTAATAAGTGATCAGTTGTTTCCGAACTCAAAGTGTCAcaacacttagttctgtcacatacactacaataattctgacacCTTGAGTAAAgtcaataaattaaatggAGAATTCAGCGACTGATTCGATAGAGCTTGTCATGACAACTATTCatagaaaaataaatctatAAGCCACGTCCAAATGGAATTTATTGAGATACTCCGGTCAAGACAATGTAACTTTCTAATTTGAGACCGCATATAGGGAGTTAAGTTCAGATCTGtaacattatatatagacGAATACTGGCATAAAATTGAGAATGAACAATAGAGAAATTGCCGGCCCTGACTTTGAACACGTTAGTGGGATAAACTATCGTACATAATTAACTTTGGGTTCTTCAGAGTGTCTATATTTACATACTATGCATCCCAAGCTCCGGCTCCTTAGTttaatacatatatataatatgcAATTACTTAACTATCACCTCCAATTTGgcatatttattattacaaatttataaatgCATATTTACGTGATAAAATCCATTGTACTgcatattattattcaaattacaATCTTATTGGCACAAAAATTTACATGTATACCGAATTAACTGGtcttattcaatttattctCATCAGCTTTTTGTTTCCATGTTCCTCTAAACAAATGCAAAACGTATGCCATTGGATCTTCTCTAGACTTTGAGCCCATCTGATTTACTTCTGGCGAGAAACTGGTAATAGGTAGCACCATGACATCGTCTATTATCACAGGTTTTGTTATCAGTGAAAAAAACTCCCATGGGATAATATTTCTATAATTCAGATTACGATATATATGGtcataaaatttatagTTCGGTTGTGTAGTGTTACTTGGCTCGATATTTCTATTCAACAACAGtacatcatcatttttactcagtaaattattaaaatattcgaAAACTAGGTCTGTGAAAATGCCAGGGCCAGTCCAGTTCATTATATCAGTACCGTCTACATTTGAACGGGTTTTCAAATGAGAAATTgaatcatttattaaaataggGTGGCTTGATCTCCCAACAATATCATAATCAATAGTTGGACCAACTAAAAAACTTGAAAACTTTCCATTAGTTTCATACACACTATTTAGAGTTGTAGCAGTTATGTTCAAGATCAATTCTCTTAACATGGGGTGCCCAGGCTTCGCTTGAATCGTCCACTGACAAAACTGTACTCGTCTGGCATACCAATCTTGCCAATCTACTCTATCGGGGTCTGCTTCAATACCAATCACTATACCTGGTCCTTGTTTTCTCATTTTAGGAAGATTAGAATTCTTTAGTTTTTGATAAGTTAATGGTTCATTGGTCCTATTTGACACTTGgtataaattattcaacTTAGTTTGATTAACTGAAACCCAGTGTTCTAATGGTTTCAACGGCAATGTATCTAAATCAGAGTAGATTCCACCTTTCGCATACAGAATAAGATACCTGAAGAAATCAATCTTGAGAATTGTCACTGGCATAGCTCTGATGGCCTCTAAGACTAGAGGCACATTGCTGTATATATCCTCTAATAAGGGGATAAGCTGCTGGTCTGTTATTAGAGAGTAATGGTCGGTCTTATTTTTCCAGTATTCGACTAATAATTTGTAATACTCTGGAAATAGTTCATGGTGTTCAGAATGTTTCCAAGTTTGCCATACTGAGCGAGGTATTGATATATCTGCATTATAAGGAAATTCATATGCAAGTTGATCTCTTAGATCCTCTATACTTGTGCTATTTTCCATTTTAAAATCTCGCATATTGACAGTTTTCGATCTGAACGTGGATGGTAATTTTACATACAGTTCCTCATCATAGATCGTGTCACTAGTCAAGTGATTTACTTCCAATGTTTCGGCTGCACTTGCACTCTGAGAAGCACTGTTTACCTGTTCAATATCCGCTAGAGAGAATATAAAATGCTCTCCAAAATCCAAGCATATGTGCAGTAACAAAACACATAGAAAAACGTTGAAAATCTGCCTGTTGATTGTCATGACATTTATTCAGTATCCCAAGCTCACTGGCTCGATTGAGTACACAAATCAGCTAGTGCTCGATTCAAcgtatatatgtatgtatgcGTATGTGTTTATGTATACCTCTTTTACTCAAGTTGCCATGTTACTCGAACTGTTCATTATAGTGGTCAACGTCAACCTCATCGCTAATCTTAGGCGATGTCATATAAAAAATAGTGAAATATGTATCATAAGGATactataaataatataaaatgatGTATGATTGATGTATATTTAGTAAGCAATAGTAAATGTGTGATGACAACTGTCCTATGTCAGTGTTATGTTATGGATTTTGAAGTTCTCAGTCAAGTTAGCCATTGCAGTTTGTGAAGTATCTATTGCTCTACAGTAATCTTTTAAAACTGTGGTTTTGTAACCTAATTGAGATGCAGATATAGCAGTGTCTTTAACACAATAATCCAATGCTATTCCGACTATATAGACTTCTTTGATATTGTTATCTTGTAAAAGATCATTCAACTCGGTTTTATGATCGTTCCAAATGTCATTAAAAGCAGAATAATATTCTCTATCTTTGAGGTAACCCTTTTTCAACACAACTATATCAGGACGGTCAAGAAGAACACTTTTCAAATCTGTATGGAATTCACTCCCCTTTGTATTTTGCACACAATGAACGGGCCAAACAACAACATCTTGTTCCCTCGTGTCCCCTACCACAGGTGAGTTATATTTAACACTCTCAAAATCGGCAACATTCTCATGGTTTTGAGCAAAAGAAGTATGATCCATCGAATGCCAATCCTGTGTCATTATAACCATATCCCAATCTTCCTTCTCAATCAGTGACAAAATCGGttgaataatttcattaccACCATTAACTGCCAAAGACCCATTTGGTGgtaaaaaatcattttgaACATCGATGACTAACAAAGCCTTACGATCATTCGACattttgttgttgattTGTTTGCGTGAGTATCCAATGTCTCTCGGTTCAAACTAACACGCAACTATATTAATACGTTGTTGacttcaaattcaaatggATCAAACGTCGTAATAACACAATCCTCTCTTATCCAAAATTAATGTTTCTTTATATGACTTATCCATGTTATATGTGAAGACATGGCTCTTACCCATTGTGTgaatattagatttttaAAGGGAGCCCATGTTCTCATTCCGGGTAATCGCAGCgtgaaaaatttttcaaatttgatattttaagctcatctcatctcatctcatctaCTTAAACCAGTTTAGTTTCTTTCAAGGTGTTGGTTTTGCAAGTTACTTTTGGTGCTCTTGTTGTGACAACAGTGGTAAGCTATAGGACTAGCATTGATAAGGCGGGTTTTTTTTTGGAGATTTCTCTTGATAAGCAAGATTACTGAGTGAAAAATGGTGTTGAAATCTACTTCTGCTAGTGATGTTTCCGTATACCAGGTCTCAGGTACAAATGTGGCGAGATCTTTGCCTGACTGGATTGCTAAAAAGCGTAAGAGATCgttaaaaaatgatttagaCTACCAGAACCGTGTTGAGTTGATCCAAGATTTCGAGTTCAATGAAGCCTCGAATAAAATTAGAGTTACAAAAGATGGACAATATGCTATGGCCACTGGTACTTATAAACCACAAATACATGTCTAcgatttcaataatttatctttgaAGTTTGAAAGACATACTGATGCAGAGAATGTCGATTTTTTGCTCCTTTCCAATGACTGGACAAAGAGTGTCCATTTACAAAACGATAGAAGCATTCAATTCCAAAATAAAGGTGGTCTTTACTATAGTACTAGAATTCCAAAATTCGGAAGAACTTTAGCTTATAATGACGTTAATTGTGATTTGTACATCGGTGCAAGCGGTGATGAACTGTATAGATTAAATCTGGAGCAAGGTAGATTTTTGAACCCTTTCAAATTGGATATCAACGAGGAAAAAGCAACCGCAGTAGGTGGTGGAGGTGTTAACCATGTGTCGATCAATAGTGCTAACGGTTTGGTTGCTGTTGGTTTAGAAGACTCGGTTGTTGAATTTTGGGACCCAAGAGCTCGTTCTCGTGTCTCGAAATTATATTTGGAGAATACTATAGATAACTCAGATTTTACAGTAACTACTACAAGTTTTAGAAACGACGGTATAAATTTTGCATGTGGTACATCCAATGGCTATTCATACTTGTACGATTTGCGTGCTTCAGAACCTTCAATTGTTAAAGATCATGGTTACGgttttgaaattaagaaattgatTTGGTTAGATGACGTTCCAGGTTCATCTGACAAAATTTTGGCATGTGATAAAAGAATCGCTAAGATATGGGATAGACTAGACGGGAAGGCGTACGCTTCGATGGAACCAAATGTAGATATCAACGATATTGAACATGTTCCAGGTACAGGTATGTTTTTCACAGCTAACGAAGGTATTCCAATGCATACATATTATATTCCAAACTTAGGTCCATCACCAGAATGGTGTTCATTCCTAGACTCTATCACggaagaattagaagaaaagCCAAGTGATTCGGTCTACTCTAATTATAGATTTATTACAAGGGATGATGTTAAGAAGttgaatattaaacatTTAGTGGGAACAAAGGTACTAAGGTCTTACATGCATGGTTTTTTCATCAACACCGAGTTATACGATAAGGTTTCGTTAATTGCCAATCCAAACGCTTATAAAGAtgaaagagaaagagaaattAGAAAGAGAATTGAAAAGGAAAGAGAATCCAGAATTAGGTCATCTGGTGCAGTTCAAAAACCTaagattaaaattaataagGACTTGGTTGAAAGATTATCTGAAAAACGTGGTGATAAAGTTGCTGAAAATGTTATGACAGATGATCGTTTCAAGGAAATGTTcgaagatgaagaattcCAAGTTGACGAGGATGATTATGATTATAAACAACTGAACCCAGTGAAGTCAGCTAGGGAAACTGAAGAAGGTGCTTCTAAACGTATTAGAGCATTAACAGCTGCTGAAGAATCTGATGAAGAAAGAATTGCAATGAGAGAAGAGAGAAAGAATGGCACACGTCGTGGTATTTACAGTGACAATGAATCTGAATCTGAAGATGACGAAAATGAAGGTGAACAGGTTGAGTTAACGAAAAAGGAGAAGAAgcaaattcaaaaagaagTTGCAGCCATTCAaaggaaaaagaaagagagaCAAGAAAGTGAAAGGTTCATGAGTGATATCAAGGTTGGCACCAAGGGTGTAGCAGCCGACACGACACACGACGTCTCCTTTGGTAAGAAGGTCCGTGAAATGAGGAATGAGGAAtcagaaaagaaagaaaacagTTCCATTCTACATCGTAACCATCGTGGTGAAGCAGAATTGACATTTATTCCTCAAAAACAAGCAAAACCAAAGAAGAAGACCGTCAAATATGCATCTGAAGTAGAAGACAGTGAAGATgaagagaaagagaaagaCAACGGTAGAAGTAAACCAAGGTTTGAAGGTACAAGAAGAGCCAGTAAGAATGTATTCCGTGGTATGTAATGAAAAAAGTTGTATATCGATTTAGATCAGAGTTTAccatttcaaataaaagcataaaattataaataacatACATTTATACAAGAAAAGTTACTACTGATTTAAGCtcataaaatttattcCATTAAAACctttatataaaaactTAGAAGACAAAAATATCTAAGTTGAATTGTAttattcttctttatctatctatcaaattttataatatgaAAATACCCCCTTGTATACCACGTTaaacattatttataatccataaattataattattctCTGTAATTCTAtccatcttcttcaaactGTTATTGAAGTCATTGAGGACAGTCAGATTTATACTGTAATCTgattgatatatttgattgCGATCATCATGTTTATCAGCGTCAATTACCATACATCTGTTGGAGCAATATAAACTCATTAGATGGTCTGAGTCCAATTTTCTTTCACAACTTATACAATAATCAGTAAAAGCAGAcattcttttttaatttttattttatactATTTTTTGTTAAGCATATGTATTTAACCTATGGCTCTTGATTTTATGTATAGATTTAAATGAGAGAAAGTAAACTTTAACAATTGTGAGATGCCAATAATAAGAGATGATAACTCTTCTTATATACTGTTTTTTTGCTATCATTCAGGGATACCCTCATGGGAGCAgatgatatatatactcctatatataattagatACCAGATCTAATTTTCTACATTTGATTGAGGCTGAATGTAAAAAGTCTTATAAATGCATATAAGAGGTAACctacataatattttgagaTTAAACAATTGGAGGTGTTTTATTGCACACCAACAAAAGGGAAACACCCTTTCTCAGTTGAATCAATCTCATTTATTCTGACATTACCTGACAATGAAACATGTTCGTATTAAtagaaattaaaagaaacacatatatatatgtgtgtgtggATCaaatcatataatatatacatacacacatacacatacacacacaGTTCAACGTAACCATCGTTTACGTGCGTATTTAATTGTTACATCTAATAGAATGTCTCatgttttttaattcaaataatgaaactaTAAGCTGAGTTCTGTGATAACTTAGTTAATATGATCTCAGCTCTCGCTCATCAGCTGTTAGTTCATTGTTCTCGAAATACACCAAAAATACATAACCGACAGATCAGGTATGGATCGAATACTAATCATCGGATACCTCATAATATCATGAAACAAAATCTTTCGCATGTTTTACTTCTTTTGTTGTCTTCTCTTCTCTGTCTCCTGTCTGTTTATTAA of Tetrapisispora phaffii CBS 4417 chromosome 6, complete genome contains these proteins:
- the TPHA0F00500 gene encoding uncharacterized protein (similar to Saccharomyces cerevisiae OCH1 (YGL038C); ancestral locus Anc_4.74), translated to MTINRQIFNVFLCVLLLHICLDFGEHFIFSLADIEQVNSASQSASAAETLEVNHLTSDTIYDEELYVKLPSTFRSKTVNMRDFKMENSTSIEDLRDQLAYEFPYNADISIPRSVWQTWKHSEHHELFPEYYKLLVEYWKNKTDHYSLITDQQLIPLLEDIYSNVPLVLEAIRAMPVTILKIDFFRYLILYAKGGIYSDLDTLPLKPLEHWVSVNQTKLNNLYQVSNRTNEPLTYQKLKNSNLPKMRKQGPGIVIGIEADPDRVDWQDWYARRVQFCQWTIQAKPGHPMLRELILNITATTLNSVYETNGKFSSFLVGPTIDYDIVGRSSHPILINDSISHLKTRSNVDGTDIMNWTGPGIFTDLVFEYFNNLLSKNDDVLLLNRNIEPSNTTQPNYKFYDHIYRNLNYRNIIPWEFFSLITKPVIIDDVMVLPITSFSPEVNQMGSKSREDPMAYVLHLFRGTWKQKADENKLNKTS
- the PNC1 gene encoding nicotinamidase (similar to Saccharomyces cerevisiae PNC1 (YGL037C); ancestral locus Anc_4.75), which codes for MSNDRKALLVIDVQNDFLPPNGSLAVNGGNEIIQPILSLIEKEDWDMVIMTQDWHSMDHTSFAQNHENVADFESVKYNSPVVGDTREQDVVVWPVHCVQNTKGSEFHTDLKSVLLDRPDIVVLKKGYLKDREYYSAFNDIWNDHKTELNDLLQDNNIKEVYIVGIALDYCVKDTAISASQLGYKTTVLKDYCRAIDTSQTAMANLTENFKIHNITLT
- the ENP2 gene encoding ribosome biosynthesis protein ENP2 (similar to Saccharomyces cerevisiae ENP2 (YGR145W); ancestral locus Anc_4.77); its protein translation is MVLKSTSASDVSVYQVSGTNVARSLPDWIAKKRKRSLKNDLDYQNRVELIQDFEFNEASNKIRVTKDGQYAMATGTYKPQIHVYDFNNLSLKFERHTDAENVDFLLLSNDWTKSVHLQNDRSIQFQNKGGLYYSTRIPKFGRTLAYNDVNCDLYIGASGDELYRLNLEQGRFLNPFKLDINEEKATAVGGGGVNHVSINSANGLVAVGLEDSVVEFWDPRARSRVSKLYLENTIDNSDFTVTTTSFRNDGINFACGTSNGYSYLYDLRASEPSIVKDHGYGFEIKKLIWLDDVPGSSDKILACDKRIAKIWDRLDGKAYASMEPNVDINDIEHVPGTGMFFTANEGIPMHTYYIPNLGPSPEWCSFLDSITEELEEKPSDSVYSNYRFITRDDVKKLNIKHLVGTKVLRSYMHGFFINTELYDKVSLIANPNAYKDEREREIRKRIEKERESRIRSSGAVQKPKIKINKDLVERLSEKRGDKVAENVMTDDRFKEMFEDEEFQVDEDDYDYKQLNPVKSARETEEGASKRIRALTAAEESDEERIAMREERKNGTRRGIYSDNESESEDDENEGEQVELTKKEKKQIQKEVAAIQRKKKERQESERFMSDIKVGTKGVAADTTHDVSFGKKVREMRNEESEKKENSSILHRNHRGEAELTFIPQKQAKPKKKTVKYASEVEDSEDEEKEKDNGRSKPRFEGTRRASKNVFRGM
- the TPHA0F00530 gene encoding uncharacterized protein (similar to Saccharomyces cerevisiae YGR146C; ancestral locus Anc_4.79), whose translation is MSAFTDYCISCERKLDSDHLMSLYCSNRCMVIDADKHDDRNQIYQSDYSINLTVLNDFNNSLKKMDRITENNYNLWIINNV